A genomic window from Gossypium hirsutum isolate 1008001.06 chromosome D12, Gossypium_hirsutum_v2.1, whole genome shotgun sequence includes:
- the LOC107945670 gene encoding E3 ubiquitin-protein ligase RNF185: MASGFGESTSMPPPSPSCSSSNNANDAGDFECNICFELAQDPIVTLCGHLFCWPCLYRWLHHHSHSQECPVCKALIQEEKLVPLYGRGKNKTDPRSKSYSGMEIPNRPAGQRPATAPPPPPETNQFANYGFGLMGSFVPMATARIGNFTMGFGGLLPSLFNIHFHGFPDATVYGTTSGFPYGFNTFHGGVAHGFPQLTTRGQQPDNVLKNLLLLIGVFVVLALLYW, from the coding sequence ATGGCGAGTGGTTTTGGTGAATCAACAAGCATGCCTCCACCAAGTCCATCTTGCTCGAGCAGTAATAATGCTAACGATGCTGGTGATTTTGAATGCAATATTTGCTTTGAATTGGCTCAAGATCCAATCGTCACACTTTGTGGTCATCTCTTCTGCTGGCCATGTCTCTATAGATGGTTGCACCATCACTCGCATTCTCAAGAATGTCCGGTTTGCAAGGCCCTGATACAAGAGGAAAAACTTGTTCCCCTTTATGGCAGGGGGAAAAACAAGACTGACCCGCGCTCTAAATCGTATTCGGGCATGGAAATCCCAAACCGCCCAGCTGGGCAAAGGCCGGCTACTGCTCCTCCTCCACCCCCGGAAACAAATCAGTTTGCAAATTATGGGTTTGGATTGATGGGCAGTTTTGTTCCGATGGCAACCGCAAGGATCGGTAACTTCACCATGGGTTTTGGAGGCCTATTGCCATCCTTgtttaatattcattttcatggATTTCCAGATGCTACGGTGTATGGAACAACTTCAGGGTTTCCTTATGGGTTCAATACATTTCACGGTGGTGTTGCTCATGGGTTTCCCCAGCTGACGACACGAGGGCAGCAGCCTGATAATGTTTTGAAGAATCTTCTGTTGTTGATTGGGGTGTTTGTCGTCCTCGCTTTGCTTTATTGGTGA